GCAAGCCAACCGACACGACGACGGCTCTAGAGATGGATCCAGGAAGTTTCAAGACTTTTGACGTGAGCTACTTCACGCTAGTGGCTAAGAGAAGAGGACTTTTCCAATCGGATGCTGCTCTATTGGACAACTCCAAGACTAAGGCTTATGTCTTGCAGCAATTAAGAACTCATGGGTCAATGTTCTTTCATGACTTTGGTGTCTCTATGGTGAAAATGGGTCGGAGCGGAGTTCTTACGGGTCGTGCTGGGGAGATCCGTAAGATGTGTCGGGTTCCTAATTAAGAGAtagtataaaaatgaaaatatatctaTGTGAGTTTGATTATTATTGTTTGCttctatatgactatatatcgcttttttttttcttttcttcattaaATGTGATTGTTTTCTTGGGAATAATAAGCTGCattatagaatttttaaaagtcttgaaaATTCACGTTATAATAAGGCTCAAGTTATAACGCTTACTcgtttgaaaaaataaaaacaaaatattatgattttattggtttacatatatattagttGGATGGATACAATGAAGGGATTGAGAAAATGGTTAAAATAAACCTCCAACTTCAGCATAACATCTGTTCCAGACTTGACGAATCCGAGGACGGGCTTTAGAAGCAAATTGTTTGAACTTATAAACCTTAAACATAAATTCCCTAAAAGCTATGTGACATTCTTCGCCGTAGATCATCATTTTCATGCAACAATACCTCGAAGCTGGTTTATCTTGAAGAATCTCACCCAGGACTTCATCGTTGCATCTAGATTCTCCCATCAATTGACCGCAAAACAGGGCATACTCTAAAACATCTTTTGGCAGTTTACGAGTCATGTCTCTATTGATTTCATCCGTAGTCGGGGACCTCGCAAACGGATCTAAATCAACATTGGGATCTATCAACGGTTCCTCGTTATCTTCAAGTTTTGAAGCCAAACTTGGATAAGCAAACAATACCAATGTGGTGATCACTAGAAGAGATGCCATGAAAACACAATTACTATTAGtcttcattatttattttctttaatctccTTTTTATTACTTCTAGTTAAAATTtgcatgttatatatatatatagtagtcgatcaaatgttatccaactaatcagtttcttttttaaaaataaaataaataaattacgtTTTTGGTTGTtactcattaaaagaaaaaaaaatatttatttactttatgtagtttaaactttaaacattgACGGTTTCGTTATCGTTGGATgtatataaatttcattaaatatacttcagtttataaaaaaatttcattaaattgcataaaacatttaatttttagcatttttttaaaaaacgttaataattaatatcaaaaGTTTCATTTGAATATGAGGTgtgaagttttttaaaaaaaaattctagaaagattcaaaatatataattaatgaaatcAATTTGTGCAtgtttaaaatgtaaaaaaaaattgaaaggaatgGTCAAAAGAATTGGACGGTGCTAAGAGTCTTCTTGATAtctgtattttttgtttggacgaTTACGATTTATTCTTGGGAAACTCTCGAGGCCTAACTAAAACTACGTATGTGGAGATAGATGGATCCATCCCCAACAACAAATAGATAcagaaagaaatataaaaattgcaTAGTAGTATTAATTAAGGCTCATGAATCACGCGAATGGTATTTGAGAGTATTTGTTGTTGTATATGGTGAAAGATCATTGTGGCCCCATTGTTGTGCAAATCTCTCTCACAcgactctgttttgtttttgtttgattcctctctctttctctcgattTATATaatccacaacaacaacaacaacaacaacacagcCGTCGCAACTACACTCTCAAAGcactcgtttttatttttttctcgctgacaaaagaaaaagcctTTGTCTTTTAGATCATCTGAGTTCGGTTCTTCTCAATTAGGTCTGTCCGATTTCGTTGATGAAACTTGTCCGAGTTTGTGTGTGATCCATCTTCTCATTacttaataaccaaaaaaaaaaagaaacttttttttttcttgaattggtTGAATCAATCGAAGTTTAATGGCATCAGTTGCCGAGAGCTCTTTTCCTCTTCTGTGTCAAATCAAGACTCACCGTCGagtcacttcttcttcttcttcttcttcttctacgctGAGGAATTCGGGTCTCCTCCGAGTTTCTTACCCTGATGGGTCGCTGTCCTTTCGTGGTCGGAGCTTCGTTCTTAGACATCGATGGAAGTGTGTGAGGCGCGTTGAGGCTACTAGCAGCTCTGATTCTTCTGAACCTACCAGTGGAGATGAGCCAGAGGATGCGCTTCAGGCTACCATTGAGAAGAGCAAGAAGGTTCTTGCTAtgcaaaggaaccttcttcaGCAGGTTTACTAGATCCATCCTTTTTTACTCTGCTCTCCAAAATTTACATTTGATTTCTTGGGTCTATAGTAAAGGTACCCTTTTTAGCCTTTTGGCAATGATTCAATGTCAGGATTAGGTCACTCAATTGCTTTCTGGAGATCTTTAGAAACTTAGAGTATAAAAGGtccttttttttgtccaaaactATGAGATGTAAGTGAGAATGTGTCAATATAATGGTGTTTGTGATGCTTAATTCTATGGAGGCTGTTTTAGGATTAGATTTATTGAATTGTTGTTTGAAATTAGTGTCTTATGTTCTTTCACTTTATCTGTCATGTTACTCTTCAGATTGCTGAAAGGAGGAAGCTGGTCTCATCTATAAAAGAGAGCACACCTAACTTGGATGATGGGAAAGGTTATGGTTCTTCTGTGAATGCAAATGCTGATACTACTATGAAAGATAAGATGGATGGAGACGCAAACGGTAGTGTCAGCGCAAGCAGTTATGGCAAGTCATCTTTGAACAAAGAATCAGAACCTAATACTTTATCTCCCAGTAGTACTGAATCCCTGAAGAAAAGCAAACAAAGCTCAGTGCCTGTTAGATCTTCTTCCCCTGTAACCTCTCCTGAGAAACCATCCAGTGTAGCCACTAATGGGAAACCTTGGTCTAGTGTAGTAGCCTCTAGTCTAGATCCTCCTTATAAACCCTCTTCTACTATTACCTCTTCTGAGAAGACTTCTGATCCCGTAGCTTCTCCTGGAAAGCCGAGTAATTCTCGCGCTGGTGCATTTTGGGCAGACCCACTACCCTCTTACCTGACTAAAGCACCTGAAACATCAAGTATAGAGACCGAGGAGTACATGGAAGAAAGAGAGGATAAGACACATGTAGAAACTAGTAGCGACACTAATGAACCTGGGAAGGACGAAGAGATGCCGCCTCCACTAGCTGGAGCAAATGTCATGAATGTTATATTGGTAGCCGCAGAGTGTGCTCCATTTTCAAAAACAGgtaattatttcatttttgtttaccTTTGATCGATTGTGCGGGTTTTGTTTTACTCATGCATAAGTAGGCTTCTCTTGGAGTACACGAACTGAACACTGTGAGAAATTTTATAGGTGGCCTTGGAGATGTAGCtggtgctttgccaaaagctttgGCTCGGCGTGGACATAGGGTTATGGTAATATTGATCAAAGAGTGCCTTTTTTGGTGTCATCAAAGCTCTCTGTTTGATCGTGGACATCGAAACTCAAATTAGTTAAGTTAatcatcttctttattttttcttgctAGGTTGTGGTTCCTCGGTATGCAGAGTATGCCGAAGCCAAAGATTTAGGGGTACGGAAGAGATATAAGGTGGCCGGGCAGGTATAAAAGCTGTTAATGTATCAAGATTGgaatttttctttccttttcatttAAATTCCTTAACAAAGAGTAGACGTGGTAGAGAAAACTGAAGTGGAGCACACTTTACTGCAGGACATGGAAGTAATGTACTTCCACGCATATATAGAtggtgttgattttgttttcattgacAGCCCTGTCTTCCGGCATCTGAGTAATAACATTTACGGTGGAAACCGACTTGTAAGACTTCTGTCTTATTCTCCCTCTTCTTTACCAAATTCAGCCTACAAGTACTAAGTTTGGTATATCTGAATCCAGGATATCTTGAAGCGAATGGTTTTATTTTGCAAGGCTGCTGTTGAGGTAAACCTCTGCTCTAAGATTTTGAACAGGAGATCGATATTTTGCCGCCTTCTTATACCAGTTTCGggttcttgaaaaaaaaattcaggttCCGTGGTATGTTCCTTGTGGAGGTGTGTGTTATGGAGATGGAAATTTGGCTTTTATAGCAAATGATTGGCACACTGCGTTACTACCAGTTTACCTGAAAGCCTATTACCGAGATCACGGAATAATGAAATACACACGATCTGTTCTTGTAATCCATAACATTGCTCATCAGGTTAGTATCTTCATTCCAAGAAGTGACTGATTTCATGCTTATTATATCCAGAGATCTGTGCATTAACCATAATGGTGGCAAACTAGGGTCGGGGACCGGTAGATGATTTCTCATGCGTGGATTTACCGGGGCATTACTTGGATACCTTCAAGTTATATGACCCTGTAGGAGGTGAGCATTTCAACATTTTTGCTGCTGGTCTAAAAGCTGCCGATAGAGTTCTCACTGTTAGCCATGGATATTCCTGGGAGGTTAAGACCTTAGAAGGTGGTTGGGGTCTGCATAACATCATTAATGAAAACGACTGGAAGTTTAGAGGAATTGTGAACGGTATAGATACAAAAGAATGGAACCCTGAATTTGATACTCACTTGCACTCTGATGATTATACCAACTATTCCGTGGAGACACTTGGAATTGGTAAACCTCAATGTAAAGCTGCATTACAGAGAGAGCTTGGTTTGCCTATTCGACCTGATGTTCCGCTGATCGGTTTTATTGGAAGATTGGATCACCAGAAAGGTGTTGATTTGATAGCTGAGGCAGTTCCATGGATGATGAGTCAGGATGTTCAGCTGGTTATGTTAGGCACAGGGCGACCGGATCTTGAAGAGGTCCTCAGACAAATGGAGCATCAATACCGAGATAAAGCACGGGGATGGGTTGGGTTCTCGGTTAAGACAGCACACAGAATAACAGCTGGTGCAGACATATTGCTGATGCCTTCGAGATTCGAACCATGCGGTCTTAACCAGCTTTACGCAATGAACTATGGAACCATTCCGGTGGTCCATGCTGTGGGAGGGTTGAGAGATACAGTTCAACAGTTTGACCCGTATAGTGAAACTGGTCTTGGTTGGACATTTGATAGTGCAGAAGCAGGTAAGCTGATACATGCCTTAGGAAACTGTTTGTTGACGTATAGAGAGTATAAACAGAGTTGGGAAGGGCTTCAGAGAAGAGGAATGACACAAGATTTGAGTTGGGATAATGCTGCAGAGAAGTACGAAGAAGTTCTTGTTGCTGCTAAATATCAATGGTGAGTTAATaaatgttcctttttttttactgtctATAAAGAACCTGTTTTTGGAGTTGTTAAGAAGCTTAGTTGTGTAGATTTGGTGATAAAACTACATTGGAGCTCGGCAAATTCTCATGCCATTAAGCTCCTTGTGGTCTAAGGATCAAGCTTGTTAATCTTTGTTGCTCTCTCTCTATAGTAATTCTAAAGTGATAGATATACTTCACAAAGTAGATTGATAATTACATATGGTGAAAACCCTAActtaaagaaatcaagaagatgGGAATAAAATAGGAGAGAAAGTTCTAGAAATCTTGTCACCGTTGAAGTGAATGTTGTTGAGCTTGTGTTGACACCACTTGAGGTGAGAAGATGAGACTAAAGACATGTGTAAAACCCTAGACACTAGCTTTAAATCTATCATTATGAACCTCACTAACATAAAATGTTCATCTTTCTCAATCTTATCTTCTTCCATGTTGGAAGATTTCTTCTTGAAccaaattttcttcttgttccctTGGATCTCCTTCAACAATTGTTCCTTcttcacaaataaaaaaacattaagatGTATAAAGACTAAAAACCCAAGGGAAAATGAAAAGTCTTAAATTGttaataaaagtaaattaaccTTTTGGTGTGAATTTTTAAGGTCAAGAAAGAGCTTAAAGTCTCTAGGATCTTCCAATTCCATAAGAGGAGAATTAGTCAAAGAGATCTTAAGTCTTTCCCACATCAAAGGTTTTTTGATGTCTACATTCACAAAGTCATAGAAGACTTCAATACATCTCTCTATTGCTTTCAACACTTGTGTGTcctgtctttcttcttctccttcatgaGGTCCCTCTCTATTATATCCNCGCAATGAACTATGGAACCATTCCGGTGGTCCATGCTGTGGGAGGGTTGAGAGATACAGTTCAACAGTTTGACCNATAAGATAAAGATAAGGAAATTATGagttcaaaacaaaacttagaTAATTCTATATGGAAAAAGAATCTAGAATGAAGAGATTTTGACCCCAAAAAGAATTATCATGTGGAAATTATACGAATCTAAAAATGGATGAATCATGCTAACCCTCAACATttgaaatttctattttttttttggagtttcgTAAGCACATCTTTTTCTTGGTCAACATGTAGAGTTGACAATTTTTAAGAGTTTACTTGATTAATATTCATTGGTAGATAACTTATCACAAGTCACACAAGTCATCTAAGTAAGATAAGGAGTGttcttgtgacttgtgagttgtgTGACTTATCCACCAATTTACGTCGAAAGATTCTGTCGACACATAACCTGTTAGAGACCAAAACTAGACTATTTCTTTAGAAATACAAATTAGAATTCCAAATTATAAGGTATTTTATTCAcgtaatttattttaaaaaattaatccaTAGATTAGTCGTATCTAAAATGATATGTTTggagttttaaaatgttttcttaAGGAGTAGAGTGATGAATCTTGATAGtgattttagaatttagtcaaGAAGTCTGTTAAAGCTCATCTTATGATCAcatctttataattttataagaaaaagcAAGATTCATAACTAATCGttgttgctaaaaaaaaaaaagtagattttTGTTCCTACGATTCCAACCAACGTAATTAAAAACTATTATATGAACTCTCAATTTATACTCGATGTAACCCACACACCAAGAAAAGTATTTGAAAAATCTAggtattatttaatatataatatatgtgacAATTGaataaagtaattaattacCTGAGAGTCGAGGGACTTGAAAGAAGCTCATCAACTCAAATCTCCTTTGAACAAAGCTCAAGACTCTTTTTCCTTGGCACCTTTCATCTTCCAAGAACCTCTCTAACAAGACCTGAAAGTTTTGGAACTCTCTAGAGATAACGTCATGTAACTCACCTCTCGAATCAGCGGGTTTCGAACTATTTCTCACTGTAATGTACTGATGCTGAAGAGCTTCCCATGATAAGCAAGACTGAGCAACATAAACTAGCTCAAGGTCCTTCTCTATGCTTTGTTTTAGCCTCTTCTCTGCCGTTTCCCCCCATGAGCGCAAACTACTTGCCGTCATTTGGTTCGTGATCACACCTAGGAATggtaaaaatgaatattaaacATCAAAATTATGTTATAGTACTGGTTGGTAAA
The Camelina sativa cultivar DH55 chromosome 15, Cs, whole genome shotgun sequence DNA segment above includes these coding regions:
- the LOC104744242 gene encoding uncharacterized protein LOC104744242, with the translated sequence MKTNSNCVFMASLLVITTLVLFAYPSLASKLEDNEEPLIDPNVDLDPFARSPTTDEINRDMTRKLPKDVLEYALFCGQLMGESRCNDEVLGEILQDKPASRYCCMKMMIYGEECHIAFREFMFKVYKFKQFASKARPRIRQVWNRCYAEVGGLF
- the LOC104744244 gene encoding starch synthase 2, chloroplastic/amyloplastic; this encodes MASVAESSFPLLCQIKTHRRVTSSSSSSSSTLRNSGLLRVSYPDGSLSFRGRSFVLRHRWKCVRRVEATSSSDSSEPTSGDEPEDALQATIEKSKKVLAMQRNLLQQIAERRKLVSSIKESTPNLDDGKGYGSSVNANADTTMKDKMDGDANGSVSASSYGKSSLNKESEPNTLSPSSTESLKKSKQSSVPVRSSSPVTSPEKPSSVATNGKPWSSVVASSLDPPYKPSSTITSSEKTSDPVASPGKPSNSRAGAFWADPLPSYLTKAPETSSIETEEYMEEREDKTHVETSSDTNEPGKDEEMPPPLAGANVMNVILVAAECAPFSKTGGLGDVAGALPKALARRGHRVMVVVPRYAEYAEAKDLGVRKRYKVAGQDMEVMYFHAYIDGVDFVFIDSPVFRHLSNNIYGGNRLDILKRMVLFCKAAVEVPWYVPCGGVCYGDGNLAFIANDWHTALLPVYLKAYYRDHGIMKYTRSVLVIHNIAHQGRGPVDDFSCVDLPGHYLDTFKLYDPVGGEHFNIFAAGLKAADRVLTVSHGYSWEVKTLEGGWGLHNIINENDWKFRGIVNGIDTKEWNPEFDTHLHSDDYTNYSVETLGIGKPQCKAALQRELGLPIRPDVPLIGFIGRLDHQKGVDLIAEAVPWMMSQDVQLVMLGTGRPDLEEVLRQMEHQYRDKARGWVGFSVKTAHRITAGADILLMPSRFEPCGLNQLYAMNYGTIPVVHAVGGLRDTVQQFDPYSETGLGWTFDSAEAGKLIHALGNCLLTYREYKQSWEGLQRRGMTQDLSWDNAAEKYEEVLVAAKYQW